The Mycosarcoma maydis chromosome 12, whole genome shotgun sequence nucleotide sequence AATCCTGCCGATTTTTACATTACCATTGCGGAGAACTACGAAAAGACCAATGCAGCTGAACGACGGGTGCGCGGACTGCTGTCGTCATGGCGCGAAAAGGGGCAAGAGTTTCTAAGTGCTCAAGCCACCAAAGATCTCAGCTtgaccaccagcagcgatcCTGTTGGCGCCGAGCAGAAAGCTGGCTCGATGGAGCGAAAAGCGTCGCGTATCGTACCGAAATCCAGCGATGCCTCTGAACTCGCTGGTTCATGGCCCAACTCGTGGCTGCACGAACTTTGGGTGCTATCGCATCGGTGCGCTATGCTCATCTTCAAGGATCCCACCATCGTATTTGCTTCGTTTGGACAAAACATTgtgctgctcatcatcatcggctTTGCCTTTTTTCGTCTGGATTACGACCAAGGCGGTGCGCTCGCAAGGATCGGAGTTCTGTTCATTGTTCCCGTTAACGCTTCGTTTGCTGTACTCTTCCCCATTCTCGCCATCTTTCCTCTGCAACGCAACATTATGCTGCGCGAGCGATCGGCTGGAACTTATCGCATTTCGTCGTTCTATCTCTCCAAGATCATCACCGAGGTCCCCAACCAGATGCTTCAACGTCTTCTGTTTTACATTTGCGTCTACTGGATGTTGGGCTTTCGTCAATCAGCGGGCGCATTCTTTATCTGGCTTGGCATCAACCTGCTACAGGTGGCAACGGCGATCGGGTTGGGACTCGTCATCGGATGCGGTTCATcttcgatcgagttggcaAACGTTTTTGCACCCGTGATCAATGTCGTCTTTTTGCTGTTCGGTGGTAACCTGTTACCGCTCTCGTCGATTCCACCTTGGTTCATCTGGCTTCACTGGTTGTCTCCAATCACGTACACCTACTCGGCGTTGGCACAGAACGAGTTCGAGATGCTGACATTCAGTTGCAGTGCCGATTCGCAGCAGTGTTATAGCTCGGGTCAGGACGTATTGAACCAGTACGACTTGCAGAGGTTCACCATCGCCGAAAACGCTGGCTTCCTGGCGGCAATCACTGTCGTCTTTTTGGCGATTGGGTATGTTTTGCTTAGGTGGTTGGGTCGACCGAGCTTCCGCTATGTACAGCCGAAAATGTCGCTCTCGAAACAGCTTTGAAGCCTCGATTCTGCCGTTAGATATTTAGTCTCtctaatcacgaatcacacgAATGtcaaatcacaaatggCCGAGGTCCTTATCACGAACGCTGCAATATTTATGACGATGCATCTGGAGCCTGAAGAGCGTGTCGTTGTGTtggaagccaagcagcCGTGTGGTTGAGACTCGAGAGACTTTTGGGTGTGAGCTAAAGATTTGCACCTCGAGAGCGTGGAGCACCGAGTGTCGCCGCTAAAGCTTGAGCTGTGTGGTGACAAACGGCAATTTCTTGCCAAAGTAAGAACCATCCGTGATATGTGCGGATGGGTTGTCAGGGTCCAAAACATATCGCCGCCGATAATTGCGCTTGGTCCAGCTGTCTTGCTGGCGCTAAGTATGGTAACAAGACGTACGTGCTAGCGTGCAGCACGAGCGGTGAGCTTCACGTTTTCACGTTTGTCATCCCAGGCGCGACTAGCTGTGTAACgaaagcaagccaagccgaaCAATCacaacaatcacgatccGGAAAGACCATAGCAACATACGATCGGGTTTCTGCGTTGCTAACAAGCCGCGGAATATAAGAGGCTTGCTCTAGCGACAACTCTGTCGTCAACCCACCCAACGTCACACAAGCGGGTAGCTACAATGACAACCAAAGGCGGGAGCGCGATCAAGGACGATAGCAGCAGTCCGCGACGCAACCGTGCCGATCTACTGCAACCCGAGTTCGCACCGCATCCACCTGTTGAGCCTCTCGGCCACGATCTGTTGCACGGCCCTGCGCTGCAAGACCACATTGTCGTGATTCTGGGTGTCGGACCGGGACTGGGAATCTCGATCGCCCAAGTGTTTGCGCAACGCGGCTACATCACAGCTATCCTATcgcgcagcaagcagcggCTCGAAAACTGGGCTGATTCACTCCACGAAACTGCGCTTGCCTTTCGTAAGGCCAACAAGATCCCTGTACGAGCAGAAAGGCTTTCCGCAGCGTTCGCATGCGATGCACTAGACAACGATAGtatcaccaccaccatccagCAAGTATGCGACTATTGGCCCGATAAGAATCTCGGAACAGCTTGCTACAATGCCTCGATCCGAAAGCGCGGACCGTTCTTAGAACAGAGATTGGATCAAGTCAAGGATGGTGTTCAAGGCTCGATCCTCGCCGGTTTCACTTTCGCACAGGCTACGTTGAGAAAGTTCGAGCAACACGGACACGGTGCAAACTTGATCGTGACTGGCGCTACGTCGTCGACCAGAGGTAGAGAAGGGTTTGCTGGATTCGCAGCTAGTAGTGAGTGGACCCATTGCTCAGGGCATGTAGTTGCTCTGGCCCCTAGTCAAGATGCTGACCCGCTTGCGAGCCTCTTGTTCGCCGGTCTAACTTTGCAGAATCCGGCCTCCGAGCGCTCTGCCAGGTACGTTTCCGTTTCTCTATCCTCCTCACCAATCACCATCGATCCACGCCACATAGCTAGTCGGTCTTGTAGAACTGCGCCTCTGACCTCCGCATTTTCGGCTTGTTCCGCAGTCGGTGGCTCGCGAATATGGTCCCAAGAACATCCACGTGAGCCACGTCATTGTCGACGGCCTCATCGAGTCCGATACCGCGCTCGAATACCTCGGCATGCCCAAAGGAAGCCGTTTCCGCGATGGCTCTGTAAGTGCAGCCACATCCATTCACCACTGCGATCAAGACTCCCACAACTGATCGCTTACCTCTCGACCCCTACTCTCTTTTTTCATATCCACACAGGCCTTGTTGCCACCTCAGATGGCAAAGACCTGGCTGTTtctcgctcaacagcatccGTCCGCATGGACTTTCGAGATGGACCTGCGTCCTGCTCGTGAGCATTGGTAGTGCGATCAAGAGTGCATGTGATCACGGAGCTGCTCAATGTAGACCGCGGTAAAAATCTCGCAAACACGTCAATGCGATGCACGAACACAGACCGAATAAAATGCCTCTTCGAGATCATCATGAAAGAAAGAAAGTGTTGAAAACGCTTTAATTTTTTTGGGGCATGTTCTGTGCCGAGGTCGCATAGACAAGCAACGACGGTAGGACAATTTGAGGAATTTGAGATTTGTAGGTTTTGTTTGCCGATTGTTTGGGGGTCGATGAAGCTTGAGCCGAATTGGAACGtccaacgccaacgagTAGACCAGCCTCAGTGAGGACATCGCTGAAGACTAGCCATTGCAGATACCGAACGCGAGAAAACCAAGTCGTTGAGTTGCTCCAGCTTTCATTAACCAGGTGTAAACGGATCACGCTTGTTGAGGAGGTGAGCCGTTTACTTGGATCGGGCGCGCATCTTTCTGCGCTTACGACGAAGTCTGCGCATacgcttcttcctccactTGGCTCGCATGTTGACAAAGCTGTAGATGAATGATCAGGTGCAATAAGGATGCAGACAGTGTAAGCGATTGGTTCTGGTATTAGAGCTGCGAGAGAATGCTGTACTCGTGCGCTGCTGAAGATCCTTGGCGTTCAAAGATGAATCGACTAGCTGCCAGAGCTGGGGCTGATGATGGTAATGATGACCAAAAAGCTACAAAACTGGTGCCAATGCCGGGTCGCTCAACAGTGAATGCCAACATTGCTatgctgatgctgttgcgtTGAAGTGATCTCCAGCAGATGTCAGTGCAATGTCAATGTTTCGAAGTACCTACCTGACTTGATCAAATGAGAGCTACTTGGTGGGAGAGAAGAGAGGAACAGCAGGTGTTCAGACGAGCTTTGTAGCGCTCACTCCATCTCTCGCTCCACAcccagctcaagctgacTCTCTGTCAATTTCGTCACTCGGCTTGGCCACCAATTATTCACTGCGGTCATAGCCAATTTAGATAATTACGAATATGCGCTTTGGTCGTCAGACTGCGAGACCAGCTgacctcttcctcttgcATGGAATTACCCTCTGGCAAAATGCCCGATCACTGTCGAGAGCGAAAAATATGATCATGTGATTCAACGTCGACCCCGGCCGAGGCTTGCCACCAATTCGAAGTTGTTAAATAAAGATATGATTTGTATAGCTTATACGGCCTAACAAAGCATCGTAGCGAGAGTTTAGATCGGGCCAGAGCTTGCTCTGAACAGCTCAAGCATTCGCGTTGCTAATTGTACGACACAAGACAGAAAGCATTTGCGTGCAACGGCCGAAAGTGAGTTACAGCAAGGTTCTGAATGACGTTCGAGTCTAGTCGGCAGGTGGCAGGGACATGTGGCTAGCCTCGGATAGGCTTGTCTCATCAACAGAAACTCCGATGAGGCCGAAGCTCGCAGCTATTACCAGATCGAGCGCTTGTAGCAGTGATGCCTGACAAGCAAGGCGACTCGTACTTCGCCAGCAACTTTATCTCATCCCGCTTTCGAAGCTGCGAAGGCACGTTCGAACCTCTGCATGTCTGTTattcgagatggacgagccACCACGTCTCATCTTGTGGAGCCGCAGATTTCTGCGGTGTTCTCTTGCGTGCGTTCTAGCAGACCTGGTTCTGGCCCGGAGAATCGTGTGGATATGCATGCATCCACAGCATACGATCGCTTAGGGTAATGCGTTGTCTGAGAAGTAGTAAAGTACAATGTCGGAACGAAAAGACAGGGAAAGAGAGACCGAGACTCGGAGGTCATGGAGATGTTCgaagcggcagcatcgcGGCACAATGTTGTACAACGCACATGCGTAGCAAGAGCCAGAACGAGTTGAGTTTGCAGGTATAGATGGGTTCGAATGGAGGCTAACTCCAGCGTCATGGCATGCACAGGCAATGCGATCAGTGACGAGCTGTTTTGACCGAGAGAAATGCATTACTcgctgacgatgagctCACTGACCGTCCAGTCCTCGTAACTACCATCTGGAAGATATCTTCTGACGACAAGAGGGATCTTTTTGGCGGCAAGCTCCTTCATGGCAATCTCCAATGGGTCCGTCTCGCCTTCGGTAGGCACAAGTACGGGTGCGTTCATGCTGAAATGCCATCAAACATAGGAACAAGGATCGTCAGCTTGGTGGCTGAAAACACTGATGGTGATTCACCTAAACTGGCTAGCACACCAGCCCATTCTGGTAAAGGGTGGGGTTGAGACGCGGCACGGTGAAACTTACGAAATCTGAAGAGCACGCGTACCAAGAATCCTGGCTCGCTCGTACTTGGTCATGTAGGGTGTCGTGATACGTTCGGCATTGGCTTGACCAGCcatcgaggtggaaggATCGCCACCTGCAGAAGAGTGGACGATACCATTGGCAGCGCCATCCGCGCCATCGTCAAATTGTTCCTCTCCGAgatcatcgccatcgtAGACTggctcctcgtcgtcataAAAGCTGCGGTAGAACAAGAATCAAGAAGCATCAAAGCATGTATTATGTCAGATTGCCGACTTGTGTGCACTCATTAAGCCGATGTTGAGACAAGGGAGAACCTGAAGCAACTTACGTCTCCTCTCCACCGTCCTCGCGATCTGACATGATGTACAATAGAAGCCAAGTATTCGATAGCGGATCCGTCTGTAATACTTCTGACTTGCTGAGTCCGAATCGATTCGCGTACAAACTGAGCTATggcgcttcgagcttgcgtCTCTAGATCTGAGGGTAGCGACAGGGATATGTTTGTAGCCTGCCGGAGCAATCGTATCGAGATTGTTGGACAGCGGCGAAGGTGCAAGCTGgttcgacgacgaagaagaacCAAAAAAGAAGAGCGCCGAGAGCCGAAATTGTGACGTGTGGAGAAAACGCGTCGTGGATCTGATCGAGTGGCCAAATGCGAATCGGGAGATGTAATTTGAAGCAACCCTTATGATCGATCTGCAAACATCCGTgtgttcacgattgcagaACGAAATGATCTGACATTCAGTCTCTAATCGCAAATCATCACGCAGCACGTACTGtatgactcacgacttgcgGTTGCTACTTGTGACTGACGGCGAGTCGAGTGATGTTCTCTCTCAAaatcgcaaatcgtgaatcgttcAAGACCCGATGGatgcactcgtgactttgcGTGCTGGCATTCCCGATTCACAATTATTCACAATAGTTAACTTAATTATTAAATCTTGATTCGGAGCTGCGAGTAGTGACTTCTACTCGCGTGCGACTGAGAAAGGAACACGGAAGGGTCTGTGACGTGTGACGGGTGAGAGCATGCAAGGACCGACCCAAGCACACACTTCCGAGCATCCAAGCGTTCAAGCATTATTCAATCAAGCATGCTGTTGGTCTTGtgcacgactcgtgacttctGATGCAGACCTGTGTGACAGACAGCACAGCTGCAGGGTTGGCACAGATCGTCACCGTTCGCTGTTCACTGCCGATAGTCATGTTCTCGTTCAGTCattctctctctctctctccctccCTCTCTCCCATCAGGATAGGCCTGGTCTGTGACAGGATAAAGGAACGCCTACATCTCGATGCCTAGCTACTCAGTCATCTCTCCTTGACCTTCATCACGCCGGCCTCATCTTCCCTTCATCTCCATCGTCAAGGCTCGACCCGTCTCCTTTATCCGCGCGCGCGTCCACCAGAAACAAGCCCCTGACACTGCAGCCCTGTGCGCCAAACACAGCTGCAAGTCATGAGCCACTACCATCGCCAGGGCGGCCCTGGTCAGCCCCACGATTCCTACGAAGACCAACAACAACCGTATTACACCGACCAAGCTCATTCCGGATACGATCATCATTCATaccatcagcagcagctctaTCATGCTGCTTACGACGCCGCACAGCCCGAGTATCAGGCCGCTCCTGTCAAGCCACAGAGGTGAGTCCTGTTTCTACCCGTAGCACACGCTCTGCATATCATCGTTGCTTTTCTCACTGCGAATCCCAAGTTTGATTCATCCGTCTAACCCACCTTTGCTTCATCTCACTCCGCACAACAGGCAACCATCCAGAATCAGATCCAATTCGTCAGGTAGTCGCTCTGTATCCCACACTCCTGCCGCTTACACCAACCAAGGCATACCTCCCGTTCCCTCAAACCtctctgcagctcgacaacgCTCCgatccaagccaagcgcttcctccatcttcctcttcctACGCTCAGGACGCCTTTTCGCGGCCTTCTTATTCTTCCCATCGGAACGCACCAAACGCACCAAATAGCAATCATCCAAGTCGTTGGGATCCCAACGCCTCCTACGACACAGCTCCCACCGCGCCGCTCTACGATCCTGCCCCACTTCCTGGTTCCGgtcagctcgacgccgatccCTCTCAACACAGCATCGATCTAGGCGTGCGCGAGCCCTTGTATGACGACCAAGtcatgcagcagcattaCCCTTACGGCGGTGCAGCCGCATTCCAGCGTTCCGACAGCTACCAGTCCGGCAGGCCCGGCGCAGGTGGCTACCACTCTATAGATGACGAAAAGAGCATTCACTCGAAGCACAGCAACCAACCACCTGGTGCTTGGAACGCTGGCGCTCCCTCCATGCCCTACAACAACATGCCTACTTCTCACTCCACGATTCAGATGGCTCAGCCAGCCTACCCACCCAGCCCCTACGGCGAGTATGAGATGCACGCCACAGGCATGCCCGAGCCAAACATGTCCATCGCAGGGCTTGGCGCGCCTGGTGcgctcatcgctgccgCACCCATGCCCGGTATGCAACATCACGACTCGACCTATTCTCGCGAGAATCGCGAACGCATCATGCGCAAGCGCACCGTCAAGCGCATCCCTCTCCAAGACGGcaacctcgtcctcgacaTTCCCGTCGCCAGCAGTATCAGCAAatccaccaccaacaaTCCCGAGTTCCGCGAGATGCGCTATCAGGCCTGCACCTCGGACCCGGATCGCTTCATCGAGGAGAAGTACACGCTTCGTCCCTGGCTGTACGGCAGGGAGACTGAGATGGCCATCGTGCTCACCTGCTAcaacgaagacgacgtGCTATTCGCCAGAACCATGGGCGGTGTCATCAAGAACATTGCCCACCTCTGCAGCCGCACACGCTCCAAGACGTGGGGTCCCGACGCATGGAAAAAAGTGGTCGTCATCATTGTAGCTGACGGACGCAAAAAGGCCAACGAGCGCAtgctcaaggcgctcggCTTGATGGGCTGCTACAACGAAGGTGTCATGAAGGATCACGTCCTGAAAAAACCCGTCGAGGCTCACATCTTTGAGTACACCACTCGCGTCCAAATCACCGAGAAGGGGGAGGTCAAAGTAACGCCTTGTCCAATCCAGGTCGTCTTCTGCCTCAAGGAACaaaacaagaagaagctcaacAGTCATCGATGGTATTTCAACGCCTTTTGCCAGATGCTCAAACCCAACGTCTGCATCCTCCTGGACGTAGGCACCAAACCGACGGGCACGAGCATATACGAATTGTGGAAGTCGTTCGACAAACATCACCGTGTTGGCGGTGCCTGTGGCGAGATCTGTGTCGACACGGGACGTGGCTGCACCGCGCTCTTCAATCCGCTCGTCGCCTCACAAAACTTCGAGTACAAGATGTCCAACATCCTCGACAAACCCACCGAGTCGGTCTTTGGCTTTATCTCGGTGCTTCCCGGTGCGTTCTCGGCCTATCGATACAAGGCACTCCTTGGCCGGCCTCTGGAGATGTACTTCAAGGGCGAGAAGCTGCACTCGGGCGAAGGGAGCAACTCGATCTTTGAGGGTAACATGTACCTTGCTGAAGATCGTATTCTTTGCTTTGAGCTCGTCACCAAAGAGCGCGAAGGATGGCTTCTACGATATGTCAAGTCGGCCAAAGCTTACACCGACGTTCCCGACAGGGTGCCCGAATTCATTtctcagcgtcgacgctggcTCAACGGTTCGCTCTTTGCCTCGTACTATGCAGTGTGGCACTGGTACCGCATCTTTACATCTGGCCAGCCCTTCCTTCGCAAGCTCTGGCTGCTCTTCCAGGTCATTTACAATCTCGTCCTGCTTGTGTTCAGTTGGTTCGGCATCGCCAACTTCTTCCTTGCCTTTTACTTCTTGCTCAGCGCATCGACCAGTACCGAAGGTAGCGATCCATTCGGCGGCCAGGGCGCTGCTATTGTCGAGATTTTTCAAAACATTTTCATTGCTATGGTCATCGTCGTGCTCGTTTGTTCGCTGGGCAACCGGCCTCAAGGTTCCAACTTTGCATATACGtccgccatcatcatctttgcgCTCATCATGGGACTCGCTTTGTATGCAGCTGGCTACACCATCTATTTGGCGTTGGATGCAGCTGGACTCACACATACCAACGGGTGGCGCGTCGACAATCTCGAGACACTGTTCAAGACCTCGGGATTCCGAGATATCGTCATTTCGCTCGCGGCGACCTACGTCATGTGGTTGCTATGCTCCTTGTTGCACCTCGAGCCTTGGCACATGCTAACATCTTTCGTACAATATCTCTTCTTGACCCCGACCTACGTTATCATCTTATCCATGTATTCCATGTGCAACACCAACGATCTCTCTTGGGGCACCAAACAGTCGAACGGTCCGGCGACCGACTTGGGCGGTGCTACGGGCTGCAACTCGAAGCAGGACGGCAAGGGCGAAATGGTCGATGTCAAAATCCCCACTTCAGCTGCCGACGCCGAAGAGCTGTGGACGCACTACCGACAGACGCTCTCACAGCCCACTGTCGAGGTTAAGCAGAAGCGCGACAAGGCAACGCGACAGGAAGATCACGCCAAGAACTTCCGTACCAACCTGGTGCTCATCTGGATGTGCACCAACGCCTTGGTCGTCATTATCTTCACCAGCACGTGGTGGAACAAGTACGTGCGTAATCACATTTACGCAGGGGCAGTTCGCAGGGGCGAGCCTGTGATCAATCCGTATCAGTCGGCGATCTTCTGGTCGACCGCTGGACTGTCAGCTGTACGCTTTGTTGGCAGCATCACTTTCTTATTATTGCGCCTCTTCGGACACTGAGTGGGCCCGACCTGGTTTGCCCAATCGCCCTTCGATCATTCTAGTAATATTATCAGACTTGTCTTCCTTCAACTGGCGTGCTTCTCATTATACCGTGTAAAATAAAATATCGCTCATTCATCGttacattcacgattgcttaTGTCGATCGACCGTGTCGCCGGAAAGGGCTGTGCCTTCCTTCACCTACAGTATGTCTTCTTCAGATGACCAACTGAGAGTCGCAGTCATCCAGACATGGGCAGCACTCtgcaaaaaaaaaaactcCCCGGtattaatcacgaatcacgaatgtttGACCAGAAAAAAATCCCCTTGTAAAATCAAAACGGAAAATGGAAAAGAAATCCGTATAAAGTCCAGCTCGCTGACCTAACGTTATGCCTGGTTGGGGCTGACTGAAGTTCAGAAGATGTTTGTCCGACATCCGAGTTTATACTTTTTTTTCCTTGGGACCAGCGAAACGAGAATTTTTGAAAACACGCGAAGCAGACACGCAGTCTTGTATTGGCAACGCTGAACGCTGTGCACCCTTTCCTCCTTGACTCTCGATTGCGACAGGCCACCCCGGACCACCTACACCCACGTTCGTGCTCTCTAACAGCATCTCACAGCATCTCACTGCCTCTAGAAATCATAGTTTGTAGAGCAGACCGTGATTGTTTGCCGAAATCTTGGCATTACacaggacgaggacgaggcagcCATACAGACCCAACGAGGTGGATTCGATCTCTTCTTTAGTTCCTTTCGAACCACCTTCTAGGTGCTTCCCAGTTGCCAACAGACATTGCTATCATGCCACGATCtgcggcatcgacgcccGTGAAAAAGGCGATGCAGGCGCCATCAACACCCTCACTACTCGCACAAGCCCCGTTGCTTGCACCTGCTCAGTCTACGACAACTCGATTCGCGGCAGATGCGTCAGAGGTACCagcaccatcaccatcactgAACAACGATCCATCCTCGAGCCACGCCgcagcatctgcatctgctgctcctAGCAAGAGCCGCCATCGCAAAAACAAGAAGAGCATCACCGGAATCAAGGATCACTCCTCCGAATTCTCACCCTTCCAAACCATCAGCGAGGGTCGAGTCTCGCGTCTCCCGGTCGTCTTCACTCACGATGCCGACTACTTTTTCGTCGTATCCAAGACATCGGTCCGCATCTACTCACGTACTACTGGCCAGGTCGTCTCGACCCTCTCTAGCGGACCTAGTTCTCATCTCGCTCCCATCACCGCCATTATGATCAATCCAGCCAAccctctgcagctgctcactGCCTCTCTCGACGGGCGTGTCAAGGTCTGGGACTTTTTGGACGGAGTTTTGCTCTCGTCTTTCGACCTTCAGCTGCCCATCTCTGGTATGACTGCTCACGCATCAAACCCGAGCACAGTCTTTGTGATTCTCAAAAAGTTCCGCCACCGCGACGCAGAGACCGCTCCCAAGAACCTGTCCGAGATTTTGACTGCTCTCGACAGCGGTGCGCCTTTCAACAGCATCATTGGTCACTTTAATCTTGACCTCAACAGACACGCTCACAATCTTGCATCCATGCCCAAGTTCTCTCGCGGCGCCTCGCTGCGTCCCGAATTAGTGCGAATCGCAAAGACACGAGAAGCCGTCTCGATCGGCGTCTCTCCCAACGGCGAGTGGCTCGTGGTAGTCGGCAACGACAAGGTCCAAGTGGCAAGGACCAACGATCTCGCTTCCGGCTTTACACGATTCATATCCTCTCACCCTGGATCGCACCATCACCACAAAGAGTCTCTGACCTGCATGGCTTTCCACCCCACTGACCCGACAAGACTCGTTACCGGTGACTCGAACGGCCGTATCCGCGTCTGGTATTGCCTGCAGAACAGCTTTATGGCACCCTCCAAGGCTGAAGCAGACGATGGTATGGAAAGGCATGCTCCTTCGAGCGTGTTTCACTGGCACGCGCATGCTGTCTCTTCGTTGTGCTTCTCTCCCAATGGCGCGCATCTGTTGTCAGGAGGTGAGGAAGGTGTGTTGGTTGTTTGGCATCTCGGTGCCTCTGGCAATGCAGCCTCCAAGGAGTTTGTGCCGCGCCTCGGTGCTCCGATCGCGGCTCTCGCAGTGGCCGGCGGCCTAGACGGCAGGGAGCAGGAATATGCAGTCTCGCTCGCAGACGGGAGCATCACTTTTGTCTCTTCCATGTCGCTCAAACCCACTCGAACCTTCACGCGCATCAAAATCGATGCTTCGCGCCACCTGCCTGGCGCGTTCATCCCTGCCGACACGCCGGTTCCGCTCTCAGTACACCCTGCTAGCGGCAACCTTGTTCTCCTGGCCGGCCATCCGTCGTCGTTGCAATTTTACGACCCAATCAAGGATGTCAACACTATGGAGCTCGAGGTGGCACCTAGCAATCGTGTCTCTCgcgctgatgacgagcagatcgagccaaCACGTGTCGAGCGCGTTCTCTTTTCTCCTTTTACCTCTTCGAAAATCGCCGAAGCAGGCGAGTGGATGGTCACTTTCGATAGTCGCAATCTGTCCGATGTGCAAGGCGAAGTTGAGGTCGTTTCTGAGTCGAGTCTCAAGTTTTGGCGATGGAACCCAGTCAACCGACGCTacacgctcaacacgcGTATCGATCGACCTCACAACGGAAAGAGACTGACCTCGATGGTTTTTTCGCCCAgctcggcgctgctcgtcaccaTTGCTTCGGACGCCAAGGTGCGTACCTGGCACGTGGCTTCACGCAAGCTCAAGTCCGGCAAGGCCGAGAGCTACTGGACTTGCCGCTCTGTATTTGGCTATCGCGACCAGACTCCCACTGCAGCTGCCTTTTCTGCCGACGGATCAATTCTTGCTATTGGCCAGGCCGGACGCGTGACGCTGTGGAACCCGGAGAGCAACCTTTTGTCGATGGTGATCTCGGCACCCGAGCTGGCTGAGGGTGTGCAGAACCTGGCCTTTTCGGGCCGATATCTGGCTCTCGCAACTCGCACTACGGTGCTGGTGTGGGATCTGATCATGTCCCGACAGGTTTCTCGCAAAAACATCCAAGATGGGCTGCACGCTAagctgctgttggcggCTACTGGCTGGAATCATGCAGGCGAGCAGGAGGATCGCCCTGTCTTTACTCTGGTATCCTCGAGCGACACAGATGACAGAGCAGAGCACGGCTCTGTGCGTGTCGCGCAACAAGTGAAGACGGTCGTTGAGCCCGTCTCGCTTGTGTCGGACACCGAGATCGGATCGACTTCGATCCTGACAGGCGCAACACCTGTCAGCAAGGCAGGTTCGTCCGCTAGCAGGGCTGTTTTCCGGACTGCGGTGTGTTTCGTCGCGCCCATCCCTCTGCCTGCTAGGCCTCACGCTGTAGCCCAAGAGTTTGTGGCCATCACTGAGGACATGGATCTCGTCACGTTTTGCACATCACCCTCTGCGTCCGACTCGGCCACTGGCGGTACCACAGCTGAGAGTATTCGCGGTCTCTCGAACGT carries:
- a CDS encoding uncharacterized protein (related to ATP-binding cassette, sub-family G, member 2), which gives rise to MSEQQLQPPFDAHASSSPAQIAPVLNVRSAASSSSNSSHAALMDDTRTSQSAAAIQHANISPDRLFSWRDITYDVLLSKARRKEIKMNAAVPSSSAKTATTEKAASHDNVSDAEHGTASLTPPPDQEALEEYNQVFSHLPPLDPLRRRVLNGVSGHVEKGEMVAILGASGAGKTSLLSVLSARLDKSSDIAGEVLFQANQRDPTTWKRLTGFVEQDDLMFSALTVQETLQYSADLRLPKRLYNRRERQQRVQDTISMLRLDKCRDTRIGGPNQRGVSGGERKRVAVGTELVADVSVLLLDEPTSGLDAFAALNLVKNLKEITRERDLYTLMTIHQPSWNMFKHFDRVILLTRGQVYYSGPPTLAPAWFSSLEHNVPEGVNPADFYITIAENYEKTNAAERRVRGLLSSWREKGQEFLSAQATKDLSLTTSSDPVGAEQKAGSMERKASRIVPKSSDASELAGSWPNSWLHELWVLSHRCAMLIFKDPTIVFASFGQNIVLLIIIGFAFFRLDYDQGGALARIGVLFIVPVNASFAVLFPILAIFPLQRNIMLRERSAGTYRISSFYLSKIITEVPNQMLQRLLFYICVYWMLGFRQSAGAFFIWLGINLLQVATAIGLGLVIGCGSSSIELANVFAPVINVVFLLFGGNLLPLSSIPPWFIWLHWLSPITYTYSALAQNEFEMLTFSCSADSQQCYSSGQDVLNQYDLQRFTIAENAGFLAAITVVFLAIGYVLLRWLGRPSFRYVQPKMSLSKQL
- a CDS encoding putative 60S ribosomal protein L41; this translates as MRAKWRKKRMRRLRRKRRKMRARSK
- a CDS encoding putative DNA-directed RNA polymerase core subunit RPB6 — protein: MSDREDGGEETFYDDEEPVYDGDDLGEEQFDDGADGAANGIVHSSAGGDPSTSMAGQANAERITTPYMTKYERARILGTRALQISMNAPVLVPTEGETDPLEIAMKELAAKKIPLVVRRYLPDGSYEDWTVSELIVSE
- a CDS encoding Chitin synthase 2, which gives rise to MSHYHRQGGPGQPHDSYEDQQQPYYTDQAHSGYDHHSYHQQQLYHAAYDAAQPEYQAAPVKPQRQPSRIRSNSSGSRSVSHTPAAYTNQGIPPVPSNLSAARQRSDPSQALPPSSSSYAQDAFSRPSYSSHRNAPNAPNSNHPSRWDPNASYDTAPTAPLYDPAPLPGSGQLDADPSQHSIDLGVREPLYDDQVMQQHYPYGGAAAFQRSDSYQSGRPGAGGYHSIDDEKSIHSKHSNQPPGAWNAGAPSMPYNNMPTSHSTIQMAQPAYPPSPYGEYEMHATGMPEPNMSIAGLGAPGALIAAAPMPGMQHHDSTYSRENRERIMRKRTVKRIPLQDGNLVLDIPVASSISKSTTNNPEFREMRYQACTSDPDRFIEEKYTLRPWLYGRETEMAIVLTCYNEDDVLFARTMGGVIKNIAHLCSRTRSKTWGPDAWKKVVVIIVADGRKKANERMLKALGLMGCYNEGVMKDHVLKKPVEAHIFEYTTRVQITEKGEVKVTPCPIQVVFCLKEQNKKKLNSHRWYFNAFCQMLKPNVCILLDVGTKPTGTSIYELWKSFDKHHRVGGACGEICVDTGRGCTALFNPLVASQNFEYKMSNILDKPTESVFGFISVLPGAFSAYRYKALLGRPLEMYFKGEKLHSGEGSNSIFEGNMYLAEDRILCFELVTKEREGWLLRYVKSAKAYTDVPDRVPEFISQRRRWLNGSLFASYYAVWHWYRIFTSGQPFLRKLWLLFQVIYNLVLLVFSWFGIANFFLAFYFLLSASTSTEGSDPFGGQGAAIVEIFQNIFIAMVIVVLVCSLGNRPQGSNFAYTSAIIIFALIMGLALYAAGYTIYLALDAAGLTHTNGWRVDNLETLFKTSGFRDIVISLAATYVMWLLCSLLHLEPWHMLTSFVQYLFLTPTYVIILSMYSMCNTNDLSWGTKQSNGPATDLGGATGCNSKQDGKGEMVDVKIPTSAADAEELWTHYRQTLSQPTVEVKQKRDKATRQEDHAKNFRTNLVLIWMCTNALVVIIFTSTWWNKYVRNHIYAGAVRRGEPVINPYQSAIFWSTAGLSAVRFVGSITFLLLRLFGH